Part of the Pieris napi chromosome 23, ilPieNapi1.2, whole genome shotgun sequence genome is shown below.
ATTCCTTTACCTAATATTCCAATATAATAAGAAACTTGACAATTTCTCCTAACAAAACCTAAATTCTAACATACGAGTTACCTCTTCCAAAAAATGATCATTTCAGAACcaagaattaaattttattatacataattattattgttattcctaTCAACAGTTATATTAACTTTGTATGGGGATTCCCCGAAATCATAAAGAACAAAAACAGTTAGAAATTAGTGTTGCTAGCATAGGAGAAATACCGCCTTTAAATGACCAAAACATTGCTGAACTATAACTTTCTGCACCAATATCAGTTGTAACACCGGCCTAtactattttcaaattatgaAATAGGGTCCAACCACAATGGgacaagtattaaattaatatgtttttgtttttatcaaagtttaattatatttcggTTTTTTAAAGGCAATGATGTGCATTTAATACTAACTACATTCATTCCAATAAAGTGttgacttcagcgtgcgactctcattcctgaggtcgtaggttcgatccccggcaaGGATTTTCTTCctacattcgctcgaacggcggtgaaggaaaacatcgtgtggaaaccggcttgacttagacccaaaacgtcgacggcgtatgtcaggcaaaGGATGCCGATCAGTTATTTGATTGTCTAGTATCAtgatggtctaagatcccgatatacaacgattattattatattttaattaatattaaaaaaaaaattgtttaaacatttaaccggtatgattattagataaattctataccaatcgaaagtatgaagcccaaagaatatgcaaacgttaggtagtttttaatcaattaattatttatgtgtatattttttatgtgacactaaagtatatattcaTCTTTAGTAcaaaagaaagttatagttatacatatataatactaccctgattaaaactattgattgaaaaaaaattaaaaaagtttactacatgcaaattatatagaaatttttttttttaaatattaattaaacatactctggactgaaatttgctaggcaacccatatggactatattaattgacatattaaattaaatataaaatacgtttcattaaataagcatctcggtgaaggtcgttgtatatcgggatcttatactagaaacagatacagaaatttgaggcccagaccttaaaatcttgtagcgccactgattaaattttatttctgttaatacaaatataaatttttatattacactaaaattaataattttattttcaatttgtttttgcaatttttttggtacttaatattttttggcaacattgtttaaatttaatctatGAAAGCGCTTTATGATGTTTATTGGTTTTCAGATAGACTTACTAGACTAactaattttacaaatttcataCGCATACCAAGGAAAattcatatttgtttgtttaatcgAGATAAGTATATAGTTTACCCTcctaattttctataaatctCTTAAAGCTTTGAACGAAATAATGAAGCGGTTTATTCAACGGCCACACAGCGCTTGATCGCTGATTTAtcaaaaatttgttataaatacttGAAGCGAACATTTTCGTTACCTACTTACTCGGTACTCCAGCATCTTGCGTATAAAGCTTAGCTAAAAGTTCTCTGTATTCAAGTTAAAATGGTTCGTTTCTACGCTATCGATTGTGAGATGATTGAAAATGATTTGGGTAAAAGCATGGTTGCTAGAGTGTCCCTCGTGGATGAAGCTTTAGAAACTGTTCTGGATGAGTATATTAAACCTACTCGTAATGTAGCCGACTACCGGACCTCGATATCCGGGATTAAACGCGGCTACGAAACTGAAGCTAAACCGAAAGATGGGGTACTCCGTCGTGTGATAAACATGGTCAACGGGCAATTCGTGGTAGGATTTAATGTAAAGGAAGACCTC
Proteins encoded:
- the LOC125061652 gene encoding RNA exonuclease 4-like, translated to MVRFYAIDCEMIENDLGKSMVARVSLVDEALETVLDEYIKPTRNVADYRTSISGIKRGYETEAKPKDGVLRRVINMVNGQFVVGFNVKEDLEALGILHSKIWDMADSKHLDCCQKYALKILAYKELGLSIEDVPHDTVKDAKAVMDIYKKYGE